Proteins from a single region of Pseudopedobacter saltans DSM 12145:
- a CDS encoding DUF4979 domain-containing protein — translation MHIFTKLNLTVALVVGLAFGVDAQTEKALNHDFRTGNLYSWQVDPGQSYSSLAINSSLNPVRMIIKQGQANNAENTNYRSDIRVTPLAGNALNPEITIYKQYPVVAIKWKRPVSRSVTFDDTSLGTVTSNPGITFDTDKGDYKRGSNNDTRLTVDDYTVSYWNMATGLLRANGSNNVYALTGHAATLPTGTDQFITDSIQLGRITIKVADIKMSATEKANGMNLIDVLWIKTFPSVEALQAYIEGGETLPVSLSNYKVQLQNNGNVAVNWTVESEYNNDYFTVERKQANGEFMRIAKIPSKGTGSLSYSIIDNNAAAGVNYYRLAQVDKDGTRIELGIQSVNVALSNESNLKVFPQPIIGSELIFTYNSKLPTLEVQLLDVTGKKVLRDNITALEGNNYTVKLKNNLAAGVYVLLVNNQQHKVVIK, via the coding sequence ATGCACATTTTTACTAAATTAAATTTAACAGTTGCATTGGTGGTGGGTTTAGCTTTTGGGGTAGATGCACAAACAGAAAAAGCGTTAAATCACGATTTCAGAACTGGAAATCTTTATAGCTGGCAAGTAGATCCGGGACAGAGTTATTCATCATTGGCTATTAATAGCAGTTTGAATCCTGTCAGAATGATAATTAAGCAGGGACAGGCAAATAACGCCGAAAATACCAATTACAGATCCGATATACGCGTTACACCATTAGCAGGTAATGCGCTGAACCCGGAAATAACAATTTATAAACAGTATCCTGTGGTTGCTATTAAATGGAAAAGACCTGTTTCTCGTAGTGTAACCTTTGACGATACATCATTAGGTACGGTAACCAGCAACCCGGGAATTACTTTTGATACCGATAAAGGAGATTACAAAAGAGGAAGTAATAATGATACCCGATTAACAGTAGATGATTATACCGTTTCTTATTGGAATATGGCTACAGGTTTATTAAGGGCCAATGGAAGTAATAATGTCTACGCTTTAACAGGTCATGCAGCAACATTGCCTACGGGTACAGATCAATTTATAACAGATTCTATTCAGTTAGGTAGAATTACCATAAAAGTAGCGGATATTAAGATGTCAGCAACAGAAAAGGCAAATGGTATGAACTTAATAGATGTACTTTGGATAAAAACTTTTCCATCTGTGGAGGCGTTACAGGCATATATTGAGGGAGGTGAAACACTACCGGTTTCTTTGTCAAACTATAAAGTACAATTACAAAATAATGGTAATGTCGCGGTAAATTGGACTGTAGAATCAGAATATAATAATGATTATTTTACCGTAGAACGCAAACAGGCAAACGGAGAATTTATGCGGATAGCAAAAATACCTTCTAAAGGTACGGGATCATTAAGTTACAGCATCATAGATAATAATGCAGCTGCAGGAGTTAATTATTATCGATTGGCTCAAGTAGACAAAGACGGTACGAGGATAGAGCTTGGAATTCAGTCTGTAAATGTAGCTTTAAGTAATGAAAGTAATCTTAAAGTGTTCCCTCAGCCGATTATAGGTAGTGAGCTTATTTTTACTTACAATTCAAAACTACCGACTTTGGAGGTGCAGTTATTGGATGTAACAGGTAAAAAGGTGC